DNA from Streptomyces rishiriensis:
CCTGCGTGGGCATCTCGGCCTCGACCGGATGGATCTCCTCGCGCACTCCGCCGGAGCCAACCTCGCGGTGCTCTACGCCGCCCGCCACCCCGATCGCGTCGCCCGACTCCTGCTGATCACCCCGAGCGTCTACGCCGTCGGTCTCCAGATCACCGCCGAGGACCGTCTCGCCACGGCCCGTCTGCGTCGGGACGAACCGTGGTTCGCCGCTGCGTACGCGGCGCTGGAAGCGGTTACCGCCGGGCGCGCCACGGCCGACTCCTGGGCCGCCGTCGCCCCCTTCTGGCACGCCCGCTGGGACGAGGCGGCCCGCGCCTTCGACGAGGCAGGAGACCGGGCGAAGAACCACGAGGCTGCTCCCGCGCACATGGCCCAGGGCGCCTTCTCCCCGGCTGCCACCCGTGAGGCGCTGACGGCCTTCTCGTCGCCGGTCCTGCTCCTGGCGGGGGAGACGGACCCGGCGGCTCCGCCACCGGTGATGAGGGAGTTCGCGCAACTGTTCCCGAACGCGGAACTCATCGTGCAGCCGGGAGCGAGCCACTTTCCCTGGCGGGACGATGCCGTGCGGTTCGTGGCGAACGTGAAGGCGTTCACGGGCGGTGCCGCCGTTCCGGTGTGATCCGACCCCGCCTGAGCGGCGAGGGACTGGCACTCAGGTCAGTGAAGTGATGCCGGGCCCGGGACGAACTCCGGGTCCACCTGGGCGGCCAGGTCCTGGCCCGTCGCAGCGTCCGCCCAGGCGCGGGCGTTGCGGAGGTGGAACTCCACGGCGTGGCGGTGCATTGCCGGCCAGTTCTTCTCGCGGGCGTCGACCGTCTCGCGCAGCAGCCTGAGG
Protein-coding regions in this window:
- a CDS encoding alpha/beta fold hydrolase, whose product is MSTFTAPDGTRLACHESGDGPPLVCLPGGPLQSAGYLGDLGGLTSHHRLIGLDPRGTGESATPRDTASYRCDRLVDDVEALRGHLGLDRMDLLAHSAGANLAVLYAARHPDRVARLLLITPSVYAVGLQITAEDRLATARLRRDEPWFAAAYAALEAVTAGRATADSWAAVAPFWHARWDEAARAFDEAGDRAKNHEAAPAHMAQGAFSPAATREALTAFSSPVLLLAGETDPAAPPPVMREFAQLFPNAELIVQPGASHFPWRDDAVRFVANVKAFTGGAAVPV